In Actinomycetota bacterium, a single genomic region encodes these proteins:
- a CDS encoding ABC transporter ATP-binding protein has product MSEVARLEGVGRTFGPREEVTALADVDLAIEEGAFVAVEGPSGSGKSTLLNILGLLDTPSTGRYRLDGNDVTGLRAGEAARARAEFLGFVFQSYHLLAAKNVIDNVVLGASYRAIRRRERYRRAFDVLDELGLAHRVTAMPPTLSGGEQQRVAIARAVIGGKRLLLCDEPTGNLDSENTRKVVEVLRRMAHEGIAVVVATHDPMVARESDATVRLVDGHPVT; this is encoded by the coding sequence ATGAGCGAAGTCGCTCGGCTGGAAGGGGTCGGCCGCACCTTCGGACCCCGCGAGGAGGTGACGGCGCTTGCCGACGTGGACCTGGCGATCGAGGAGGGTGCGTTCGTCGCCGTCGAAGGACCCTCCGGTTCCGGCAAGTCGACACTGCTGAACATTCTTGGGCTCCTCGATACACCGTCCACCGGACGCTATCGACTCGATGGGAACGATGTGACCGGGCTTCGGGCCGGGGAGGCGGCACGAGCGCGCGCCGAGTTCCTCGGGTTCGTGTTCCAGTCCTACCATCTGCTGGCGGCCAAGAACGTCATCGACAACGTCGTGCTCGGCGCCTCCTACCGTGCCATCCGTCGTCGGGAACGGTATCGAAGAGCATTCGATGTGCTCGACGAACTGGGTCTCGCGCATCGTGTCACCGCCATGCCCCCAACCCTTTCGGGGGGTGAGCAACAGCGTGTCGCCATTGCACGCGCCGTCATCGGCGGCAAGCGGCTGTTGCTGTGCGACGAACCGACCGGCAACCTGGACTCCGAGAACACCCGCAAGGTCGTTGAGGTTCTGCGACGGATGGCACACGAGGGTATCGCCGTCGTCGTGGCCACCCACGACCCGATGGTGGCACGAGAGAGTGATGCCACCGTCCGGCTCGTCGACGGCCACCCGGTCACATGA
- a CDS encoding response regulator translates to MELSGDAELLAIFREELVSRAGHLVEGARLLRSGGVDPRHASDLFRDAHTVKGSSRMMGFDALGEAGEVLEFAWRSIGDGSQSGAIADLAASLEKAASLLIPTLDVDPVGGTPQLRAAIAAVKKPVSVPEPEPSDAEDAPAVDPSTPADLGGLLSAVERGLIGTATRVDTNKLYRMINRAAEARLDADALSDAVRALRLTAGNPREIASLAARWESAVESVDDAVRDLQDRALELVSERFGVVTSTFPQFVHYLARRTGKEVHLELTGAEVEVDRQILEHLREPLRHLVVNAVDHGIESAAERAEAGKPTTGHVVVRAAASDGQLRISVEDDGRGIDWGSVRNAAIAHEIDPGEVGSDLSGLLFRSGFSTVVEPSDLSGDGAGLALVAELADRVNGGITIESRPGKGTSLLLTLPLSWSFQDLVLLRSEGRVWGIPAAAVIATVPTAGADVRPSKDRMELIYQGKRVPISSFAAAIGAGLPEETEQVVVLATRAGRAAVTVPEVLGRRQVAVKGLGPLLAGAPYLTGAAVLGGGEVVAIVDPNRLADQIRALPIPDGQRPRVLAVDDSKGVRQLVAAVLGSQGYDVVVARNAEEGLEQLEAKAFDALVVDFAMPGPDGVELVKAVRRRLPALPVIMISGVATAADQSRAWEAGVDAYLDKSDLRQGLLVSTLASLLALRNGSSLEVRP, encoded by the coding sequence GTGGAGTTGAGCGGCGACGCCGAGTTGCTGGCCATCTTTCGTGAGGAACTCGTCTCGCGGGCCGGACATCTGGTTGAGGGAGCGCGATTGCTGCGGTCCGGCGGTGTCGACCCCAGGCACGCCTCCGACCTCTTTCGTGACGCCCACACCGTCAAGGGATCATCGAGAATGATGGGCTTCGATGCGCTCGGCGAAGCCGGCGAGGTCCTCGAGTTCGCATGGCGATCCATCGGAGATGGCTCTCAGAGTGGTGCCATCGCCGACCTTGCGGCATCTCTCGAAAAGGCAGCATCGTTGCTGATTCCGACCCTCGATGTTGATCCGGTCGGAGGTACTCCCCAGCTTCGAGCAGCGATTGCAGCCGTCAAGAAACCGGTCAGCGTTCCGGAGCCCGAGCCTTCGGATGCGGAGGACGCTCCTGCAGTCGATCCTTCCACACCTGCTGATCTCGGAGGTCTTCTGTCGGCAGTCGAACGGGGACTCATCGGTACGGCGACGCGGGTCGACACGAACAAGCTGTATCGGATGATCAACCGGGCCGCGGAGGCGAGGCTGGATGCGGACGCCCTCTCCGATGCGGTACGAGCGCTTCGACTCACCGCCGGCAACCCGAGAGAGATCGCATCCCTCGCTGCCCGATGGGAGTCGGCGGTCGAGTCGGTGGACGATGCAGTCCGGGATCTGCAGGATCGCGCCCTGGAGCTGGTTTCCGAACGGTTCGGGGTGGTTACGTCGACCTTCCCGCAGTTCGTCCACTATCTGGCTCGCCGAACCGGCAAGGAGGTTCATCTGGAGCTCACCGGTGCAGAGGTGGAGGTGGATCGTCAGATCCTCGAACATCTACGCGAGCCCCTCCGGCACCTCGTGGTCAATGCGGTCGACCACGGGATCGAGTCCGCGGCAGAGCGCGCGGAGGCGGGGAAGCCGACGACCGGCCATGTCGTCGTCAGAGCTGCAGCTTCGGACGGTCAGCTGCGCATCTCTGTGGAGGACGATGGTCGCGGAATCGACTGGGGATCGGTTCGCAATGCCGCCATCGCTCACGAGATCGACCCGGGTGAGGTCGGATCCGATCTCTCCGGCCTGCTGTTCCGGTCGGGTTTCTCGACCGTTGTGGAGCCATCCGATCTGAGTGGAGACGGAGCGGGTCTGGCCCTGGTTGCCGAACTCGCAGACCGCGTCAATGGTGGTATCACCATCGAGTCGCGTCCTGGCAAGGGTACATCGCTGTTGCTGACGCTGCCGTTGTCGTGGTCATTCCAGGACCTCGTTCTCCTTCGATCAGAGGGGAGAGTTTGGGGGATCCCGGCGGCCGCGGTCATCGCCACGGTGCCGACTGCCGGGGCGGACGTTCGGCCAAGCAAGGATCGCATGGAGCTCATCTACCAGGGGAAACGTGTCCCGATCAGTTCCTTTGCCGCTGCAATCGGTGCGGGGCTTCCTGAAGAGACGGAGCAAGTCGTCGTGCTGGCCACCCGGGCAGGGAGGGCGGCGGTCACCGTCCCTGAGGTGCTCGGGAGACGCCAGGTCGCCGTCAAGGGCCTCGGTCCGCTGCTGGCGGGAGCACCGTACCTCACCGGAGCAGCCGTGCTGGGCGGCGGTGAGGTCGTCGCAATCGTCGATCCGAATCGACTCGCAGATCAGATTCGGGCGCTCCCGATTCCCGACGGGCAGCGGCCGCGCGTGTTGGCCGTCGACGACTCGAAAGGTGTCCGTCAGCTGGTCGCCGCGGTCCTCGGCAGCCAGGGGTATGACGTTGTCGTTGCCCGCAACGCCGAAGAGGGCCTGGAGCAGCTCGAAGCCAAGGCGTTCGATGCGCTGGTGGTCGACTTTGCGATGCCCGGACCCGACGGTGTGGAACTCGTCAAGGCGGTTCGCAGGCGCCTCCCTGCGCTTCCGGTCATCATGATCTCCGGTGTGGCGACCGCGGCCGACCAGTCGAGGGCGTGGGAAGCGGGCGTCGACGCCTATCTCGACAAATCCGACCTTCGTCAGGGGTTGCTCGTGTCGACACTTGCCTCTCTTCTCGCACTGAGGAATGGGAGTTCTTTGGAGGTTCGTCCGTGA
- the guaA gene encoding glutamine-hydrolyzing GMP synthase, which translates to MTLQREYGQASTGDFDRVLIVDLGAQYAQLIARRVREAHVFSEIVPRDITAAEIVARAPTGVILSGGPASVYAEDAYDIDPKIFDLDVPILGICYGHQLIASTLGGEVARTGTAEYGKAALEITDRSLLFTGLPDHQDVWMSHGDAVVAAPPGFRVTASTPGSPVAAMESEDHRLFGVQFHPEVGHTPRGTDMLKRFLFDVCGARPSWTSHSIIEQSVEAIRSQVGDEKVICGLSGGVDSSVAAALVHHAVGDQLTCVFIDHGLLRAGEAEQVDETFRGAFQINLIHVDAQDRFLDRLAGITDPEAKRKIIGETFIRVFEEVAADLTDTPFLVQGTLYPDIIESGTKDAARIKSHHNVGGLPEDMQFELVEPLRDLFKDEVRAIGAELGLPEEIVWRQPFPGPGLAVRIIGEVTRERLAVLQAADAIVIEEVRRAGMYRELWQSFAVLPAVRTVGVQGDGRTYAYPIVVRAVTSDDAMTADWARLPYEVLERISSRVINEVPGVNRVAYDISSKPPATIEWE; encoded by the coding sequence TTGACCTTGCAGCGGGAGTACGGCCAGGCATCCACCGGTGATTTCGACAGGGTGCTCATCGTCGATCTCGGGGCCCAGTATGCCCAGCTGATCGCCAGACGAGTCCGTGAGGCCCACGTCTTCTCGGAGATCGTTCCGAGGGACATCACCGCGGCCGAGATTGTCGCGCGGGCCCCGACCGGGGTGATCCTCTCGGGAGGTCCGGCCTCGGTGTACGCGGAGGATGCCTACGACATCGATCCGAAGATCTTCGACCTCGACGTTCCGATCCTCGGCATCTGCTACGGGCATCAACTCATCGCCTCCACGCTCGGTGGCGAAGTGGCGAGAACCGGTACGGCCGAGTACGGCAAGGCGGCACTCGAAATCACGGATCGGTCACTGCTGTTCACCGGGCTCCCCGATCATCAGGATGTGTGGATGAGCCACGGCGACGCCGTTGTCGCAGCTCCGCCGGGGTTTCGGGTGACGGCTTCGACCCCGGGGTCGCCGGTAGCCGCGATGGAGTCCGAGGATCATCGCCTGTTCGGTGTGCAGTTCCATCCAGAGGTCGGGCACACCCCTCGGGGCACCGACATGCTCAAGCGGTTCCTGTTCGACGTCTGCGGTGCCCGACCGTCCTGGACGAGCCACTCGATCATCGAACAGTCGGTCGAAGCCATCCGCTCCCAGGTCGGAGACGAGAAGGTGATCTGCGGGCTCTCGGGCGGCGTGGACTCCTCGGTCGCCGCAGCGCTCGTGCACCATGCGGTCGGCGATCAGCTGACCTGTGTGTTCATCGATCACGGCCTGCTGCGAGCGGGCGAGGCGGAGCAGGTGGACGAGACGTTTCGGGGAGCCTTCCAGATCAATCTGATTCACGTGGACGCCCAGGACCGGTTCCTCGACCGCCTGGCAGGGATCACCGACCCGGAGGCCAAGCGCAAGATCATCGGGGAGACGTTCATCCGCGTGTTCGAGGAAGTCGCCGCGGATCTCACCGACACGCCGTTTCTCGTCCAGGGGACGTTGTATCCGGACATCATCGAGTCGGGGACCAAAGACGCTGCGCGCATCAAGAGTCACCACAATGTCGGAGGGCTGCCCGAGGATATGCAATTCGAGCTGGTCGAGCCGCTCAGGGACCTGTTCAAGGACGAGGTGCGAGCGATCGGCGCCGAACTCGGGCTGCCGGAGGAGATCGTGTGGCGACAGCCGTTCCCCGGACCCGGCCTGGCCGTGCGCATCATCGGGGAGGTGACCCGCGAGCGTCTGGCGGTTCTGCAGGCTGCCGATGCGATCGTTATCGAGGAGGTGCGTCGGGCGGGGATGTATCGGGAGCTGTGGCAGTCATTCGCCGTGCTGCCTGCGGTGCGCACCGTCGGGGTGCAAGGAGACGGACGTACCTATGCGTACCCCATCGTCGTGCGAGCGGTGACGTCGGACGACGCTATGACGGCCGACTGGGCGCGTCTGCCCTACGAGGTGCTGGAACGGATCTCGTCCCGTGTGATCAACGAGGTTCCGGGAGTCAACCGGGTCGCCTACGACATCTCCTCGAAACCGCCGGCGACGATCGAGTGGGAGTGA
- a CDS encoding FtsX-like permease family protein — translation MRRLVQAIGEATWGLLAQPRRLIGAGLATSLGIGLFVAAWTLNVTAGQQISASFDAFRATEVRVSSDTGGGDWIPADYLERLAQMSAVVTAQKLTDLDSVTISTSVPERPDLGTSLSARAWGVDDDGPRAIAAVIDGSRMEPTPGETPTVLLGGRVAAALGIDTVDGVQSIWINGNPAVVRGIIRSVGRRREILDGIVVLDRDAATLGLHSVADEIIIETVGGGAAQVAEQAPLALRPDNPEAVTAIAPPDPEQFRRRFEGDIKQGLFAISGVAILIGAMTISSTIATSILSRTAEIGLRRALGARAGDILAMVIAEGATMGFFGGLVGASLGVVGAIAVSARLGWNPIVDPAATGLAVGAGVVIGILSALPPGFRATRIDPAEALRSVN, via the coding sequence ATGAGGCGTCTTGTCCAGGCGATCGGCGAGGCGACCTGGGGTCTGCTGGCGCAACCCCGGCGTCTCATCGGTGCGGGCCTGGCGACCTCCCTCGGGATTGGACTGTTTGTGGCCGCATGGACGTTGAACGTCACCGCCGGGCAGCAGATCTCTGCGAGTTTCGACGCGTTCCGAGCGACCGAGGTTCGCGTCTCGAGCGACACGGGAGGTGGTGACTGGATTCCCGCCGACTATCTCGAGCGCCTGGCGCAGATGTCGGCCGTCGTCACGGCGCAGAAGCTCACCGACCTCGACAGTGTGACCATCTCCACCTCGGTGCCGGAACGGCCGGACCTGGGCACCAGCCTGTCCGCCCGCGCCTGGGGCGTCGATGATGATGGGCCGAGAGCAATCGCCGCCGTGATCGATGGATCCAGGATGGAGCCGACGCCCGGAGAGACACCAACGGTGCTGCTCGGCGGCCGTGTCGCGGCTGCCCTCGGCATCGACACGGTCGACGGAGTGCAGTCCATCTGGATCAACGGCAACCCGGCCGTCGTGCGCGGCATCATCCGTTCGGTCGGCCGGCGACGTGAGATCCTCGACGGGATCGTGGTACTCGATCGGGATGCTGCCACGCTCGGCCTGCACTCGGTGGCGGATGAGATCATCATCGAGACCGTCGGCGGCGGCGCAGCCCAGGTGGCCGAGCAGGCCCCTCTGGCGCTTCGCCCCGACAATCCCGAAGCCGTCACCGCGATCGCTCCACCCGACCCCGAACAGTTCCGCCGGCGTTTCGAGGGTGATATCAAGCAGGGACTCTTCGCGATCTCTGGTGTGGCGATATTGATCGGAGCGATGACGATCAGCAGCACCATCGCCACCTCGATCCTCTCGCGTACCGCCGAGATCGGACTTCGGCGGGCGCTGGGTGCACGGGCAGGCGACATCCTTGCGATGGTCATCGCCGAAGGCGCGACCATGGGGTTCTTCGGCGGTCTCGTCGGAGCGAGTTTGGGCGTCGTCGGTGCGATCGCGGTCTCGGCGCGGCTTGGTTGGAACCCGATCGTCGACCCGGCAGCCACGGGTCTCGCCGTTGGCGCCGGAGTCGTGATCGGTATTCTCTCGGCCCTGCCGCCGGGATTCCGAGCCACTCGGATCGATCCTGCCGAAGCGCTCCGGTCCGTCAACTGA
- a CDS encoding response regulator yields MKVLVADDSPVIRAVVTSLLSEAGFEVVTASDGFEAIKAFYAELPDLVLLDIKMPKMTGYVVCRLIKEDYTVAHIPVLILTALDSAEDRYWSEKSGADGYLTKESLGQDLVGAIRSARATRALSELNRDQEPKQLDTVDVLARVTDLLDRKLFDATIINDIVTMATRPGDLAGTLGELLQILRRFVGFDVAAIALASEKRMAARLESTLSRGEFDEFKRLVAGHLDQLSAVKVSPDELGVWFAEPPGFGWTDSGQGWPSFFAMGLRSRGEVLGILALASRRAGEFTPQVARTLRMVEFPIAAVVDSASYHQKLLEQEARLSLSSLYGDLQG; encoded by the coding sequence GTGAAGGTACTCGTCGCCGACGACAGTCCGGTCATTCGGGCGGTAGTCACCTCGCTTCTCTCCGAGGCCGGGTTCGAAGTCGTCACCGCGAGTGATGGCTTCGAGGCGATCAAGGCTTTCTACGCCGAGCTTCCAGATCTCGTACTGCTGGATATCAAGATGCCGAAGATGACCGGCTACGTGGTCTGTCGTCTCATCAAGGAGGACTACACGGTCGCACACATCCCCGTGCTGATTCTCACGGCCCTGGATTCCGCCGAAGATCGCTATTGGAGCGAGAAATCCGGTGCGGACGGCTATCTGACCAAGGAATCGCTCGGGCAGGATCTGGTGGGGGCCATCCGATCGGCGAGAGCGACCAGAGCCCTCTCGGAACTGAATCGCGATCAGGAGCCCAAGCAGCTCGACACCGTCGACGTGTTGGCGAGAGTTACGGATCTTCTGGACCGCAAGCTGTTCGACGCGACGATCATCAACGACATCGTTACGATGGCGACCCGTCCGGGGGACCTCGCCGGAACCCTCGGCGAACTGCTGCAGATTCTTCGGCGTTTCGTCGGTTTCGACGTCGCCGCGATCGCGCTTGCTTCGGAGAAGAGGATGGCGGCACGCCTCGAGAGCACACTTTCGCGGGGCGAGTTCGACGAGTTCAAGCGTCTCGTGGCAGGGCATCTCGATCAGCTGTCGGCGGTGAAGGTGAGCCCGGACGAACTGGGGGTCTGGTTCGCCGAGCCGCCGGGGTTCGGCTGGACGGACTCCGGGCAGGGTTGGCCGTCGTTCTTCGCGATGGGCCTTCGCTCCCGTGGGGAGGTTCTGGGGATTCTGGCCCTCGCTTCCCGGCGTGCCGGCGAGTTCACACCGCAGGTGGCCCGAACGCTGAGAATGGTGGAGTTTCCCATTGCGGCCGTGGTCGACTCGGCCTCGTATCACCAGAAACTCCTGGAGCAAGAGGCGCGGCTCAGCCTGTCGTCCCTCTACGGAGACCTCCAAGGGTAG
- a CDS encoding HAMP domain-containing histidine kinase, with translation MLNFVAGTAVVLSIAAVIWALRSNAAARTREAAAKESAERARQMKDEFVSMVSHELRTPLTSIAGFAEALRESWRTSREEEVDEFLDIIRNQAQHLHELVEDILVLPRLQAGRLPLHPEEFELAPLAHEVVSLVSPPGAKREAAVAIPGGVMVNADRRRVFQVLRNLFENAVKYGGDQVLIEGSPYGRRFLVVVSDNGPGIQDEEVDRMFVRFEQRSKGDARSDQGIGLGLPIALQLAQAMGGDLWYEHRFPTGSRFCFTIALAGVPEDGAEASVRHPDELRSAHEGH, from the coding sequence ATGCTGAACTTCGTTGCGGGAACGGCGGTCGTTCTCTCGATCGCGGCTGTCATCTGGGCACTCCGGTCGAACGCGGCGGCCCGCACACGAGAGGCTGCGGCCAAAGAGTCGGCCGAACGAGCCCGACAGATGAAGGACGAGTTCGTGTCGATGGTGAGTCACGAGCTACGAACGCCGCTGACATCGATCGCCGGCTTCGCAGAAGCCCTCAGAGAATCCTGGCGTACGAGCAGGGAGGAAGAGGTCGACGAGTTCCTCGACATCATCCGCAACCAGGCGCAGCACCTGCACGAATTGGTGGAAGATATCCTCGTGCTTCCTCGTCTCCAGGCGGGAAGGCTGCCCCTGCACCCGGAGGAGTTCGAACTCGCGCCGCTCGCTCACGAGGTGGTCAGTCTGGTGAGCCCTCCTGGGGCGAAGCGGGAGGCAGCCGTTGCGATCCCGGGCGGGGTCATGGTGAACGCCGACCGGAGGCGGGTGTTTCAGGTGCTTCGCAATCTGTTCGAGAATGCGGTGAAGTACGGCGGCGATCAGGTGCTCATCGAAGGCAGTCCGTACGGGCGTCGCTTCCTTGTCGTCGTGTCCGACAACGGTCCCGGCATCCAGGACGAAGAAGTCGACCGAATGTTCGTCCGTTTCGAGCAAAGGTCGAAGGGAGACGCACGATCGGATCAGGGGATCGGTCTCGGGCTTCCGATTGCCCTGCAGCTGGCGCAGGCGATGGGCGGGGACCTGTGGTATGAGCACCGGTTTCCGACCGGATCGAGATTCTGTTTCACCATCGCGTTGGCCGGTGTCCCGGAGGATGGAGCGGAGGCCTCGGTCCGTCATCCGGACGAACTGCGGTCCGCCCACGAAGGTCACTGA
- a CDS encoding GuaB3 family IMP dehydrogenase-related protein, with translation MEIEIGIGKSGRRAYSFDDIAIVPSRRTRDPEDVDISWQFDAFNFDLPMLGSAMDSAISPATAKEISRLGGLGVLNLEGLWTRHEDPIPLFEEIATLSAGTATRRMQEIYAEPIKPELIGRRIEEMRTSGGITAASLTPQRVRDYAKLTVDAGLDVLVVQGTVVSAEHVSTRSEPLDLREFIANFDLPVIVGGCASHSTALHLMRTGAVGILVGVGPGAACTTRGVLGIGVPQATAIADAAGARIRYLDETGRYVHVIADGGMRRGGDIAKAIACGADAVMIGSPLAGATEAPGRGFHWGMATFHPTLPRGARVEVGALGTLEEILIGPAYENDGRRNLFGALRVSMATTGYRDLKEFQKAEVMIAPSLQTEGKALQRSQQVGMG, from the coding sequence GTGGAGATCGAGATCGGCATCGGAAAATCGGGGCGGCGGGCGTACAGCTTCGATGACATCGCAATCGTTCCCAGTCGCAGGACGAGAGATCCCGAAGACGTCGATATCTCCTGGCAGTTCGACGCGTTCAACTTCGACCTCCCGATGCTCGGTTCGGCGATGGATTCGGCCATCAGCCCTGCGACGGCGAAAGAGATCAGCAGGCTGGGGGGACTCGGGGTTCTCAACCTCGAAGGTCTCTGGACCCGGCACGAGGACCCGATACCGCTGTTCGAAGAGATCGCCACGCTGTCCGCCGGCACGGCGACGCGCAGGATGCAGGAGATCTACGCAGAACCGATCAAGCCGGAACTGATCGGAAGGCGAATCGAGGAGATGCGCACTTCCGGCGGCATCACGGCCGCCAGCCTGACCCCGCAGAGAGTGCGCGACTACGCGAAGCTGACCGTGGACGCCGGGCTCGACGTGCTCGTGGTCCAGGGCACCGTTGTCTCTGCCGAGCATGTCTCGACCCGCTCGGAGCCGCTGGACCTGCGTGAGTTCATCGCCAACTTCGACCTTCCGGTGATCGTCGGAGGATGCGCCTCCCACTCGACGGCCCTGCATCTCATGCGCACCGGCGCGGTCGGCATTCTCGTAGGTGTCGGTCCCGGTGCCGCCTGCACGACGAGAGGTGTGCTCGGCATCGGTGTCCCGCAAGCGACAGCGATCGCCGACGCCGCCGGAGCGAGGATCCGATATCTCGACGAGACCGGCCGCTACGTTCATGTGATCGCCGACGGGGGAATGCGCCGCGGCGGCGACATCGCGAAAGCCATCGCATGTGGCGCCGACGCCGTGATGATCGGTTCCCCACTGGCAGGAGCGACGGAGGCGCCCGGGCGGGGCTTCCATTGGGGTATGGCGACGTTCCACCCGACGCTGCCCCGCGGGGCACGCGTCGAAGTCGGCGCCCTCGGCACCCTCGAGGAGATCCTCATCGGCCCTGCGTACGAGAATGACGGCCGCAGGAACCTTTTCGGCGCCCTGCGGGTCTCGATGGCGACGACCGGCTACCGGGATCTCAAGGAATTCCAGAAGGCAGAAGTGATGATCGCTCCGTCCCTGCAGACCGAAGGCAAGGCGCTGCAGCGATCCCAGCAGGTGGGAATGGGTTGA